The DNA sequence aacttgttcccttcttgctcatgcttgtttccttgatgtgtttgactccattgtgtagacaacttgaacctgagacttctttattttttgaattcatttgttatcatcaaaatccatgtgtagatatataattacacaaaacttgaaaccttgggttcaacattcattattttatcttaagatgaaaaatattattttgggagtaataaaaaaaagtttgattttaaatCTAGTCTCATTTCATCTTTCCACCTATTTTGCTTAGTTTATTTTCATCCCTTTATGTGTTTAATCTCCACCCTTATATTAAAATTAGGGAccccttccctctctctcttcccctctaGCCGCCCCTCTCACTACTCAATTCCCATTCTTCCTAACGCCCCTCACTGTGGCAAGCTGCTACCATCGCAGGTATGGACATACCACCTCCACCTTCACCTTACACTGGTGTAGAGTCTTCGATCAACCCCTCCTCTCTTGCAACTCCTCCCTGAGGCTTACCCCATAACCATTCCTTCTTCCTCGGCTTCTCCCCAAGAACATCGTGGTGCCGCCTTCGATCCTCCTTTGTCGCGTAGTTGCTGGTCACTTCTCATCACTGATCTTCCTCTCGCCTCCCAGAAGCCATGCCGAagcaccctctctctctctctctctctctctctctctctctctctctctctctctctctcttcgtgcCTAGTGCTGCCACTGTGCTCTTCCAGCACCACCACAAGCCACCGTCGGCCTCCTCCCAGGTGGAGCCACCACCATCCACCACTGCTCCACCCTAGCCCCGTGtctctctccttctctgttTCTCAACCCAAGGTCTCTAGCCCTTCTCACTTAGCCACCAGCCCATCACTACCATTGTTAGCCCTTTCTACCACCGCGCCATGCCATGGCCACCTGGGGTTAGTACCGTAGCCCAACCCCAACGTCTCCCTTAGCAAACCCCTCCCTATCTCTCTCCATCGTGTGCAACTAGCAAAGCCTAGTCAGCCACTGCCCCTCTTCCATGCACAACTGATAGCCACCAACCTCACGTCCAAACTCTAGAGTCACCACTACTCAGTCCCCACCTTAGACCACTAAAGCTACTACTCAGCCCCTTGCCTTGCGCTATAAATTCTATCCCTATGTCTTAAGATGTATTAtgttatgtgacgcccccaaatccctacgcccgaacacgggaaaatcgagacgtccggatggtgacaacccgggtcaccatcctatcgacgggtgccgagtgtgtgcaaggcaacatatgtgtccaaagaaacacgcagcggataacgaaagtcataactaagtaccagaatttttcttaacgtaatgcaagctgtttaaaacatacataaataaaacattacaaaaacccaaatacagttttaaatcaaatataaagcatagcatcagcaacccggcggagccgcatcctcgggctcagcctcctcctcttcgtcctccaactctgcaccaaaagctatggaaccaaaaatagtaccgtaggtaagtaaaacccaaacactaccagataaaaacacatagaacttaaacaatatgcatgaaacatgcccaatgcacaacacccaaaaacataattttccacacacgccaaaaacccatttggcccaaaaacacatcctttccgaaaaacacgccaaaagtcacatttggcctttgtccgactcaaaccagaatccatattaaccgtatgcaccatgacctcccctaggggtcatccgcacaccctggctccagtgtcacaccgcagagtaccaccacgcatgtgatacctaatgagcgatgcccagttccgcgcccggcgcgttcgtagccaagcatcccctagccctcaccagcgaagggccatggagtcggtgcgtagagcgatgcccggtttcgcgcccggcgcgttcgtagccaagcaacccctagccccgctcccgtcgtctagcgacaactcaggggacatcactcagtttattccgctcctgagtgaccagaggagctccaccgggataataccccatcccggcttggggtcgtgatacacacgcacccgtaagaccacttacgccaacacacaggcttttcacacaatttcacaaacacacgtgcatgcaccatgcaatgccataacaatgcacaataaaataatccaacaacataaatcaaataaacaggcaactctgtcctccatccatccaacccccgaactcctcggactcagtccggaatcaaccaaccagcagcaataaaataaattgaatgagcaatatatatttaaatctgaaaatagggtttggaaattacttacagcgctatatggcaattttagaaaacacgaggcgttgcaaacggcggtgaAAAAGCaatgtcacagtgaaaattcactgtggccttgggttgtgaaaaacccacttttgaacggggacaaactagggcttgggattgatagggaatggtctagggatgattgtgaagctattggaagtggtggttggccgtgggtggcggcgaaatcgccggtgggaggccggatttcccaaaaaggaaagctagctcgtaggagctgttccggtggtcgttggaggccggaaataggtgggttaggacggaaagggaccggtgatgaagtggtgaagaaattgtggccggaggtggagcgacggcggcggatcggagccaagaCCGTGCTGGCttcaaagggcttttccggccaaacggccggccggttgggggtggaaattggtgggaaggtgcgccggagggaggggaaccgaacggtgccggcggtgagccacacggtggccggacggcggcggttcgaaCGGCTAAAGGtttcggcgtgagagagagagaagagagagaggtcgggggggtcgacgcggggagagagagagggaaaaagaaagaaagaaaaaaaagaaaaataaaggaaaaagaaagaaggaaaaagagaaaaaggaaaaaggaaaggaaaaagggaaagagatgtagggaaaagacgaggtctaatcctcagtccgggaaaaacaacactaaatcgccgcgaagatattaaaaaccacaaaacaactaaaagaaataaaacacaacatcaattaaattaaaaacaattttaaaacgcaaataaattaaaataaataactaaaatattaattaaaataaaaacaactatctcagcgaaaatacactcagaagcgggtcatcacatgttAGGTAGTTTGTATGAATGCTAATGTTGTGTAAAATTATGGACAGATTTGATATGTGTATATGATTGTGTTGATTGTTGTGGACTGAGAAGAAGCGGTATGTGGTTTCCTAATGTGAAAAATCACTTAATTAGTTATAAAATGAAGTTGGGTTTCTATATTCGTAGTTTGGGCTTAAGATTTATGGCAAGGGGtattctttgaggattgaatgGATATTATGAATACCTAGTggtgtgatcagtgtatacctaAAAGTGTAAGTTTGTACAATTAGGAATCTTATGGAGGAGTATGTAAGTAAATAGATAATGGAGGTTATTTGGACAATGTCTAGACAAAGTGGGAGATGTCTAAGTAAAGAATCAATTGGAGGTTAAAGCCAtgtggaagagaatgtactAAGAGTTAGGGATAGTTTTATTAAGCAAGTTTTACATTTAATGTTCTtgtaaatgaaaaggaaatgatgTGAGGTTGCGTATGCATGTTGGTTGCtatctgacatgcacatgaatggattTGATGAAATGTGCATAGCATGGAGTCgagataattattttttcaaaaaaattctagataagtattacgttcatacttttctagagttttcttatgtatgaaaatgaaatagaatgTTTTTATGaggaaaatattcttttatgaaatgaaaggaaatgGGATTTTTCTTAGAATGAAAATGCTTTATGAATCTATGCTAAGGTACAAATATTTAAGTATATGTACGTATTGGCTTTCTTTGGCAGCCCATTTTTATGTACTCCAAAGAATAGTTGTATTCATATAAATGGATGCTATACGTAGTATTTATTGTATGTACATTCTATGAAATAAATGATGAGGTTTTATACTTTACGTTATGAAAAGTtgttatatgaaataaaatgaactgATTAATGAaaggaaggaaaggaaaggaaaggtaaGGACTGACaaaggaaatgaatgttttaatgtatgaaaatacataatggCCATGACAGATGAATGAATGATGGTATCAAAGGATTGAGAATATTGCAATGCTAGGTAAGTAGTACTGCTAGTACACCCAGTGCTGCAGCTCCCTAACGGAGAGATTCCCAACCCGTAGCCACGGGCGGAATCGGATCCAAAAGACTGCTAAGCCTAACACACGGGTCGTAATAATGTGTACCAGCTAGAGGAAAAGTGATAAGATTAATTGTAAGCATGAAAGGTTTTAGTTTTTTGAACGAAAGAATAGGGTGGAATATGTTttaaggaaagaaaatatttttaaaagaaaaatcccaacttagaatgttttaaagaaaagaaaatattttatgtaaattatgTATATGAGTAAGGAATGCATAAatgaaacttatatatatatatattttctaagcAAGCGAGTAGACTTCATTAAGAAAGTAGAAAAGATGATACATGAGGAGGGGGTGGGGTTCCCAACAAAAGCCCCAGAACAATAACAACATTGCAAAGATgtggataaaaaaaatagaaaaacggATTTTAGCgaccaattttttttatcttcacccATGTCCTACCAAGAGGACGTTGTCTTAAAAGATGGTAATAAGACGTTCGCAATAAATTGCGAACAACTCCGCTAGAAGCAGTGAGTGTGGCGGGTGTACTGTTGTTTGTTATCTTGAGGTGATTTTTGGAGAGATTTGCAATCCTTTCTTCGAGATCACCGATTAGGAAAAACGAAAACATAGTAGAAAGCACGACATTGGGTGGACTGATCTGTGGCCAGTGAACATCTGCAATCTTGTACGCTTGTGATGGCGTGGGGCAGCCACGAGTGGTGGGAAGAGGATGGGGTGGCCTAGATCTGAAAGATCTCTGCGAGATGAAGCAGCTGAAACTGCTTGTGTAACTGTCGGAGGCTTTGAAGTGCAGTAGTGCGTGAAGACCATGTGCGGCAATAAGACACACGTGAGAACAACGCACCGAGAATTTTGGCATGGCTTTGCATCGTCCTAGTATATCGGCAGCTGTAGGAAGCGGTGGTGCGGCGCGTGTAGGCTGAAGGTGGCCGGAGAAGAGTAGTAGATCTGACCAAAACCGAACCataggagagagaaggaaaaaaacacTAATTTGAAAGTGTATACACAGTGTGGAAAAGAAACGGAAAAGGAGAAGCAGATCTAACCAAAACCGTACCATAGGAAAAGGAGAAGGAAAATGAGAGGAGTGTATACAGCTCTACCCTCCTCTCCAGCAACGGCTATCACAAGAATAgagttttctagagagaaggagTGCGAAAAGGATTTCAGCTTTCCTTTTTCCAGCTCAAAACGACCCACAATCCAGCAGTCTCACCTTTCAGAGAACCTTTTTCCTTATATGATAATTAACGGCGCTTCAATAAATTTTAGAAGTGTCGCTGCATGCATATATCCTTACAAATTGTAACGTACGTACTTAATTTGCAAGTCAAATGGATACGACGGGTTTTTTATGATTCATATATTAATGACACGGAAAATACAATATCTTTCAAGCCAACTACGTACTTACTAAGCATCTGGACTTGCaacgttttatttatttttatgtcttaGTACATTTTACTAATACCATATGATCTAAAGTACCTAGTTTTAGGCCATAGACCAAGTGACATACACGATACCGAGATCCTTATTTAGTCCCAAGGCATCCCAAACAGCGCTCGACCCATCGACAATATTATTCCTGCATGGTGGCTGATTCGCATGCTCTTTATCACACCCATTGACAGAGTCGCACTCGTCTACCACCTTAGCGTTCACACTTCTTCCATTATTAGCCGTAATCCTGATTATTTTCCCACATCGAGACCCATGGTTATACCACCCAGTTGATAGTGCGACAATGGGACTACTGTTATTATGGTATTGGCCGTCGCACTCTGATGCCCCCCCGCCGTCACCGCCTCGGCTGAAATCGTTGAGTGTGAGCCGGGCACGGGTGGAGGGTGTCACTGGGGGTGAGCACTTGTACTGTTTGTGGGATTGGTCTCCACACATGAGGTTGCCTGAGGATTGGCAAGCCCCGTTGCTGGGTATGGGCTGGCCTCCACCTCCAGAGCATAGATGCGTCCCGACATCAGGGTCATCGTTGCACTTGCCATTGATGCAAATGAGTTGGCCGGCACAGTCGTTAAGGGTTCGACATGCGCCATTGCAAGAAGAGATGGCATGCGCGGCAAATGGAAGGAATGAAAAAGCACTAGTGATAGTGAGGGAAAGGCAAACAAACAAAAGTGTGTTCGCCATTAAATCGTTAACGAGTACTAAGCACTTGACAGAGGATGAGAGGCTGCATCTTCTTATATAGAcgcctttcttttttgtttttaacctTCAGTATCGTCGTTCCGAGGGAACTCATGCAGCTAGAAAGTCgatattttttgttctcttcCATGCACTATTATGGCTGCACAACATTTTAGAGGGGTGAGTTGGAAATTTGGGGCCTATGAATAGTCCCTTCTAGTACTGTATTACGAAAAAGTCGCTAATTTAAGGTGATCGAATTTGCTGCCGCAACTAGGCTTTTCAAtgcaattaaatatttattgccAATGTTTTAGGCCATGTCGAGAGAACTCCACCGCAGATGTTAATTTACGGCAAGAAAATCAACACGCCGCTAATCAAGAATTTTTGCTCCCAAATATGACGCCAACATTAATGATTTCCATTTTTATGCTTTTGAGGCCACAATTACCAATTTCGGCCAACCTAATTAACTGCATATGAATAATCTCTTCTAGTAGTAATGCCACTCTCTCTCTGGTTTAACTTACCCGGCAGTTCATTGCCTATAGTCTTCCTTCCTTATGAGTCGCAAAGGTCATCTAATAATGCTGGTCGGTCAACTCCCGTGGGTGATTTTTAGTTTCTTGGTATGCACTTGATCTATGATTGTTAAAGCAACGAGTCTGCCAAAGACCCATGCACATGCAGCACCTGACATACAGCACCTGCACATGCAGCACCTGCAACCCCTGTGCTCCTCCACTAGCTGTATCACTCAGTTGCCTGCACATGCATTACGTGCAGCACCTgcaaagttattttatttatcttagcACAGGGGTTGCAGGTGCTGGACGTAATGCATGTGCAGGCAACTGAGTGATGCAGCTAGTGGAGCAGCACAGGGGTTGCAGGTGCTACATGTGCAGGTGTTGTGGCGCTGTAGTTGCAGGTGCTGCATGTGCAGGTGCTGTTTGTGCAGGTGCTGCATGTGATGTAGTTGCAGGTGCTGCATGTGCATGGGTCGTTGCTTTAACAATGATGTAAAGCAGGCAATACATTGATATTACTTTACGATCCTACTAAATTAAAGGGGcttaattacaaataaaatcatGTGCTTATTCAGGTGGTACAAAATTTCTTAGGACTTGAAATGAGTGGCAGCTAACAAAGCCTACGTCGACTacatatatctattatatatctatataatttttgaaatattttcttatttttcgaACCTCCTCAGCATTATTCCAAACTTGCTCCATGATTGTCGCtctcttttaaattattacCGTGTAGTTTCTagtcttttaatattctttatgACTCGCAAAGGGAATCTAGCAATAGTCAGTTAAATCCATGACTAATAAGCACTCGAGAGAGGATGAGAATCTAGCAATAGTCAGTCAAATCCATGACTAGTAAGCACTTGAGAGAGGATGAGAGGCTGCATCTTCTTATATATAAGAcccctttctttcttgtttttaacCTTCGATATTTTTAGTTCTCTTCCaagcattatatataaatatatatatatattagagggGTGACTTGGAAATTTCGGGCCTATGAATAGTCTCTTCTAGGTCATCGTCTATGGTCTTCCTTATGAGTAGCAAAGGTCATCTAATAAGGCTGGTCAGTCAACTCTCGTGGGCGAGTTTTAGTTTCTTGCTATGCGCGCACTTCTATGACGTAAAATCCGCTTATTCAGCTGGCACAAATTTTCTTAGGACTTGAAATGAGTGGCAGCTAACAAAGCCGACGTCTACATATATctattatacatataatttttaaaatattttctaatttttcgaACCAGTAACTCAGCATTaagtacaaaatattttattttttcgaaCGACCATTTTTGCCAAAACTCGAAGTCCGAATCGCCACAAATCATTAATTGCGGTGATTTCCGAGCGTCAATTTTTGGTCCATGTTCAAGTTCTCAAAATACTCTTTTgtagagattttataaaacatgTATTACAAATATTAAACTATTACCGGAGCTTATCTTAGTGGCAATTAATCCTAAATTACGTCGCAAATAAAGCGGTAGGTGAGTCATTAATCGCTCAAGATAATCATTTTATAACGATTAAAATTACTGAAAAATACTATTACCGGCACTTTTTATTGCCGCTAAAACATTTTTGCTGCCAATTCTATTGCTGCTAACATATTTTCCTCTATTACCTTAGTAGAAACTAATCCTAAAAGGCATTGCAAATAAGGTATTAAATCGGTTAGATAATAATTTTTCAGTGATCTAAGTAGCCGCAAAATATAATTTCCAATAATTAGTCTTCGTAGCTAATAGAAAAAAAGGCAACGTCACAATATCGTTGCTAGTACTTTATTGAGGCgacttatttttgttgcaaataaatttgtatttttcgCAATCAGTTGTGGCGATTGTACATGGccgtaaataatatataaatttgtttttggttttggctAATATATTTGTGCCACAATGTGGTTCGTCGTTAAATGTTACTTGGGatgacaagaaaaaataatataccgGTGAGCAGTTTTCGTCGCTACTGTATTTGTGACGATAATGCTATCTAACAAATATATTTACCGGCAATGATGAGTGTGCAAAAATGTACTCTAAAactctattattggattaaaatattaaaatgtgaatagaaatatggtattgtgcttgcaactaggtTGTATGGTGAAGTGGGACAAATTTCTAAAATTGGTTGAGTGATGGTTTGGATTAAAGTGAAGCATGAAAAATCACTTAATTAGTTATAAAATGAAGTTGGGTTTCTATATTCGTAGTTTGGGCTTAAGATTTATGGCAAGGGTTATGCTTTGAGGATTGAATGGATATTATGAATACCTAGTggtgtgatcagtgtatacctaAAAGTGTAAGTTTGTACAATTAGGAATCTTATGGAGGAGTATGTAAGTAAATAGATAATGGAGGTTATTTGGACAATGTCTAGACAAAGTGGGAGATGTCTAAGTAAAGAACCAATTGGAGGTTAAAGCCAtgtggaagagaatgtactAAGAGTTAGGGATAGTTTTATTAAGCAAGTTTTTCGTTTAATGTTCttgtaaatgaaaaagaaatgatgtGAGGTTGCGTATGCATGTTGGTTGCtatctgacatgcacatgaatggattTGATGAAATGTGCATAGCATGGAGTCgagataattattttttaaaaaaattccagataagtattacgttcatacttttctagagttttcttatgtatgaaaatgaaatagaatgTTTTTATGaggaaaatattcttttatgaaatgaaaggaaatgGGATTTTTCTTAGAATGAAAATGCTTTATGAATCTATGCTAAGGTACAAATATTTAAGTATATGTAAGTACTGGCCTTCTTTGGCAGCCCATTTTTATGTACCCCAAAGAATAGTTGTATTCATATAAATGGATGCTATACGTAGTATTTATTGTATGTACATTCTATGAAATAAATGATGAGGTTTTATACTTTACGTTATGAAAAGTTgttatatgaaatgaaatgaactgATTAATAAAAGGgcggaaaggaaaggaaaggtaaGGActgaaaaaggaaatgaatgttttaatgtatgaaaatacataacggCCATGACAGATGAATGAATGATGGTATCAAAGGACTAAGAATATTGCAATGCTGGGTAAAGTTTG is a window from the Carya illinoinensis cultivar Pawnee chromosome 14, C.illinoinensisPawnee_v1, whole genome shotgun sequence genome containing:
- the LOC122293432 gene encoding kiwellin-like encodes the protein MANTLLFVCLSLTITSAFSFLPFAAHAISSCNGACRTLNDCAGQLICINGKCNDDPDVGTHLCSGGGGQPIPSNGACQSSGNLMCGDQSHKQYKCSPPVTPSTRARLTLNDFSRGGDGGGASECDGQYHNNSSPIVALSTGWYNHGSRCGKIIRITANNGRSVNAKVVDECDSVNGCDKEHANQPPCRNNIVDGSSAVWDALGLNKDLGIVYVTWSMA